A stretch of Mycobacterium sp. ITM-2016-00316 DNA encodes these proteins:
- a CDS encoding molybdopterin oxidoreductase has translation MSDGSTPQFLQGAFPFEGAGLDKPVPIHDTLRYVVPAGIVTQPVYFRGGNSTKQMVSVVLIRDGVPMRYFPIAAKGATHVALRVVEDLLADTVLEVHIAAPEGCSGTVILDLGLVEV, from the coding sequence ATGAGCGATGGCAGCACACCACAGTTCCTGCAGGGCGCCTTCCCCTTCGAAGGGGCCGGTTTGGACAAACCGGTGCCCATCCATGACACGTTGCGCTATGTGGTGCCGGCGGGCATCGTGACCCAGCCGGTGTACTTCCGCGGCGGCAACTCGACCAAACAGATGGTCTCGGTGGTGCTGATCCGCGACGGGGTTCCGATGCGCTACTTCCCCATTGCCGCCAAGGGCGCCACCCACGTCGCGTTGCGCGTCGTCGAAGATCTGCTCGCCGACACGGTGCTCGAGGTGCACATCGCCGCACCCGAGGGTTGCTCGGGCACCGTCATCCTCGATCTCGGTCTCGTCGAGGTCTAG